The Bordetella sp. FB-8 genome includes a window with the following:
- a CDS encoding OmpA family protein translates to MSDGPATIIQQRRRPSLADLVDQRKREATRQRSFSPARQSLLDSDRFARWHVPDLVDHESDNWLLTYLDMLTLLLAMLVVMLGISRLPQTHKPVDKPAVLVGSVDSHGLPAYAGPIKFDETPLVPASWSKVPLPGELPPANPADVGPLPRSEQPAMPSAAPMKAPSIKDLGLENLGKDVQVLINSQSISFRISNELLFPSGQDTLNPEGLAVLRKLAVVINRTQYPVSVEGHSDNQPIKTRQFPSNWELSTSRATSVLRALVRDGVNEKRLRAVGYADTRPIESNSTPEGRAANRRVELILQIQPHHPDEPVAARPEASPPAARPAIAAEPTVPEPPARILITGARPVAAPTQR, encoded by the coding sequence ATGAGCGATGGCCCTGCGACCATCATCCAGCAGCGCCGCCGCCCCTCGCTGGCGGACCTGGTAGATCAGCGCAAGCGCGAAGCCACGCGTCAGCGCAGTTTCTCTCCCGCCCGCCAGAGCCTATTGGATAGCGACCGTTTCGCGCGCTGGCATGTGCCCGATCTCGTCGATCACGAATCGGACAACTGGCTGCTGACCTATCTGGACATGCTCACTTTGCTGCTGGCCATGCTGGTGGTGATGCTGGGCATTTCCCGACTGCCGCAAACGCACAAGCCGGTCGATAAGCCCGCAGTCCTGGTCGGTTCGGTCGACAGCCATGGATTGCCGGCCTACGCAGGTCCGATCAAATTCGACGAAACACCGCTGGTTCCGGCCAGTTGGTCCAAGGTACCCCTGCCCGGGGAACTGCCACCCGCCAACCCGGCCGACGTCGGTCCGCTGCCGCGCTCCGAACAGCCGGCCATGCCGTCCGCCGCGCCCATGAAGGCGCCCTCCATCAAGGACCTGGGCCTGGAGAATCTGGGCAAGGACGTGCAGGTGTTGATCAACAGCCAATCGATCAGTTTTCGCATCAGCAACGAGTTGCTCTTTCCTTCGGGCCAGGACACGCTCAACCCAGAAGGCCTGGCCGTGCTCAGGAAGCTGGCCGTGGTCATCAACCGCACCCAATATCCCGTGTCGGTGGAGGGCCACAGCGACAATCAGCCCATCAAAACCCGGCAATTCCCCTCGAACTGGGAACTTTCGACCAGCCGCGCCACCAGCGTGCTGCGAGCGCTGGTACGCGATGGCGTGAACGAAAAGCGCTTGCGCGCCGTGGGCTACGCCGACACCCGGCCAATCGAGTCAAATTCCACGCCCGAAGGCCGCGCGGCCAACCGGCGCGTGGAATTGATACTGCAGATCCAGCCGCATCACCCCGACGAACCCGTGGCCGCCCGACCCGAGGCATCGCCGCCGGCTGCCCGGCCGGCCATAGCCGCCGAGCCGACGGTGCCCGAGCCACCTGCCAGGATTCTGATTACCGGCGCCAGGCCGGTGGCTGCGCCGACGCAACGCTGA
- a CDS encoding DUF4863 family protein, translated as MSTPEQFRGLMREVTDSIAGHALNLALQDRLNREFGPTSAVYRGIFEACKSAVAAGWMCKHEAAGIRYGRVIKPAEDLAGYSVDVVDMDNLAGPYHAHPNGEIDLIMPLAGPARFDGHDAGWLVYGPDSAHSPTVNGGRALVLYLLPQGAIEFTRD; from the coding sequence ATGAGTACGCCTGAGCAATTTCGCGGGCTGATGCGCGAAGTCACCGACAGCATCGCCGGCCATGCCCTGAACTTGGCACTGCAGGACCGGCTCAACCGCGAATTCGGTCCGACCAGTGCGGTCTACCGCGGCATTTTCGAAGCCTGCAAAAGCGCCGTTGCGGCCGGTTGGATGTGCAAGCACGAGGCCGCCGGCATCCGCTACGGCCGCGTCATCAAGCCGGCCGAGGATCTGGCCGGCTACTCGGTCGACGTGGTGGACATGGACAACCTGGCCGGCCCATACCATGCGCACCCGAACGGGGAAATCGACTTGATCATGCCGCTGGCCGGCCCGGCCCGATTCGACGGCCACGACGCCGGCTGGCTGGTCTACGGCCCGGACTCGGCGCACAGCCCCACGGTAAACGGGGGCCGCGCCCTCGTGCTGTATCTGCTGCCGCAAGGCGCCATCGAATTCACCCGTGATTGA
- a CDS encoding motility protein A — protein MNLSTLIGLVLGLITLILVLVFSAINSWAYLNLPGLIIVIGGTLAALFISYPMREVLRIPHLLRAIFRSDRLPIQRDIDELSNLAQMWMNEDVHKAEEALKKVTNPFLRTGVQLIINHTPEDQIIELLQWRIARLRAREHAESQMFRTMASFAPAFGMLGTLIGLVSLMTVLGTGGMDLIGHHLSIALMATFYGLLLSNLICKPIAVKLERRTEQRVVLMNMIMQGVSMMCERRGPALVRETLNSFMLHVDDEIDDGGPAAPVVRRARRQRVPSVKVTGRS, from the coding sequence ATGAATCTTTCCACTCTCATCGGCTTGGTCCTCGGTCTGATCACCCTCATCCTGGTGCTGGTGTTCTCGGCCATCAACAGCTGGGCCTATCTGAACCTGCCGGGCCTGATCATCGTGATCGGCGGCACCCTGGCCGCCCTGTTCATCAGCTACCCCATGCGCGAAGTGCTGCGCATCCCCCACCTGCTGCGCGCCATATTCCGCAGCGACAGGCTCCCTATCCAGCGCGACATCGACGAACTGAGCAACCTGGCCCAGATGTGGATGAACGAGGATGTGCACAAAGCCGAGGAAGCGCTCAAAAAGGTGACCAATCCCTTCCTGCGCACCGGCGTGCAGCTCATCATCAACCACACACCCGAAGATCAGATCATCGAGCTGCTGCAATGGCGCATCGCCCGGCTGCGCGCCCGTGAACACGCAGAATCCCAGATGTTCCGCACCATGGCCAGCTTCGCGCCGGCCTTCGGCATGCTGGGCACCCTGATAGGCCTGGTCAGTCTGATGACCGTGCTGGGCACCGGCGGCATGGACCTGATCGGCCATCACCTGAGCATCGCGCTCATGGCCACGTTTTACGGACTGCTACTGTCTAATCTGATCTGCAAGCCCATTGCCGTCAAGCTCGAGCGCCGCACCGAGCAGCGTGTCGTGCTGATGAATATGATCATGCAAGGCGTCTCGATGATGTGCGAGAGGCGCGGCCCGGCTCTGGTGCGCGAGACCCTGAACTCCTTCATGCTGCATGTCGACGACGAAATCGACGACGGCGGCCCCGCGGCGCCCGTCGTAAGGCGCGCGCGCCGCCAGCGCGTCCCGTCCGTGAAGGTGACGGGCCGGTCATGA
- the boxC gene encoding 2,3-epoxybenzoyl-CoA dihydrolase: MSSTTPQVDFRTDPQQYRHWRLSFQGPVATLAMDVAEDAGLRPGYKLKLNSYDLGVDIELHDALQRIRFEHPEVRTVVLTSMKERIFCSGANIFMLGLSSHAWKVNFCKFTNETRNGIEDSSRHSGLKFIAAVNGACAGGGYELALACDEILLVDDRSSSVALPEVPLLGVLPGTGGLTRVTDKRRVRHDHADIFCTLVEGVRGERAKAWRLVDEVIKPAQFGAAVQARALELAAGSDRPGEGASGIELTRLARTEDADGIAYQYVDVRIDRDKRLATWTVRAPQAPLPQGIEAIVAAGASWWPLQVARELDDAILHLRTNELEIGTWVFKTEGDAQAVLAADADLQAHAGHWFVRETAGMLRRTLARLDVTSRSLLAFIEPGSCFAGTLFELALAADRIYMLDDAQAESPAAIVLGERNFGAYPMVNGQSRLQRRFYDEAGPMQAVRSRIGQAIEPGEAQRLGLVTFTPDEIDWEDELRMVLEERRALSPDALTGLEANLRFGPGETMETRIFGRLTAWQNWIFNRPNAAGEKGALKLYGKGEQAAFDWNRV; the protein is encoded by the coding sequence ATGAGCAGCACGACCCCCCAGGTGGACTTTCGCACCGACCCCCAGCAATACCGTCACTGGCGCCTGAGCTTCCAAGGCCCGGTCGCCACCCTGGCCATGGACGTGGCCGAAGACGCCGGCCTGCGCCCCGGCTACAAGCTCAAGCTCAATTCCTACGACCTGGGGGTGGACATCGAGTTGCACGACGCCTTGCAGCGCATCCGCTTCGAGCATCCCGAGGTGCGCACGGTTGTGCTGACCAGCATGAAGGAACGCATCTTCTGCTCGGGCGCTAATATCTTCATGCTGGGCCTGTCCTCGCACGCCTGGAAGGTGAACTTCTGCAAGTTCACCAACGAAACCCGCAACGGTATCGAAGACTCCAGCCGCCATAGCGGCCTGAAATTCATCGCGGCGGTCAACGGCGCCTGCGCCGGGGGCGGCTACGAGCTGGCGCTGGCCTGCGATGAAATCCTGCTCGTCGACGACCGCTCCTCGTCGGTGGCGCTGCCCGAAGTGCCGCTCCTGGGCGTGCTGCCCGGCACCGGCGGCCTGACCCGCGTGACCGACAAGCGCCGCGTGCGCCACGATCATGCCGATATCTTCTGCACTTTGGTCGAAGGCGTGCGCGGCGAGCGCGCCAAGGCCTGGCGCCTGGTCGACGAAGTGATCAAGCCCGCGCAGTTCGGCGCCGCCGTCCAGGCTCGCGCCCTTGAACTGGCCGCTGGCAGCGACCGTCCGGGCGAGGGCGCGAGCGGCATCGAACTGACACGCCTGGCGCGCACCGAAGATGCCGACGGCATCGCCTATCAATATGTGGACGTGCGCATCGACCGCGACAAGCGCCTGGCCACCTGGACGGTACGCGCGCCGCAAGCGCCGCTGCCGCAGGGCATCGAAGCCATCGTCGCCGCGGGCGCCTCCTGGTGGCCGCTGCAGGTGGCACGCGAACTGGACGACGCCATCCTGCACCTGCGCACCAACGAGCTGGAAATTGGCACTTGGGTCTTCAAGACCGAGGGCGATGCGCAGGCCGTGCTGGCCGCCGACGCCGACCTGCAGGCTCACGCCGGACACTGGTTCGTGCGCGAGACTGCGGGCATGCTGCGCCGTACGCTGGCGCGCCTGGACGTGACCTCGCGTTCGCTCTTGGCCTTCATCGAACCGGGGTCGTGTTTCGCCGGCACGCTATTCGAACTGGCTTTGGCTGCCGACCGCATCTATATGCTGGACGACGCCCAGGCCGAGTCGCCCGCGGCCATCGTGCTGGGCGAGCGCAATTTCGGCGCCTATCCCATGGTCAATGGCCAGAGCCGCCTGCAGCGGCGCTTCTACGACGAGGCTGGCCCGATGCAAGCCGTACGCAGCCGCATCGGCCAGGCCATCGAGCCGGGCGAGGCGCAGCGACTGGGCCTGGTCACCTTCACGCCCGATGAGATCGACTGGGAAGACGAACTGCGCATGGTGCTGGAAGAGCGCCGCGCGCTGTCGCCCGACGCGCTGACTGGTCTGGAGGCCAATCTGCGCTTCGGTCCTGGCGAAACCATGGAGACCCGCATCTTTGGCCGCCTCACGGCCTGGCAGAACTGGATTTTCAACCGTCCCAACGCGGCCGGCGAGAAGGGCGCTCTCAAGCTTTACGGCAAGGGAGAGCAGGCTGCTTTTGATTGGAACCGCGTCTGA
- the boxB gene encoding benzoyl-CoA 2,3-epoxidase subunit BoxB yields MSGINYSEKIPNNVNLSGDRALQRALEHWQPNYLQWWQDMGPDGSHNFDVYLRTAVSVEPDGWAHFGHVKMPDYRWGIFLAPQDGQRKIHFGENMGREVWQDVPGEHRANLRRIIVTQGDTEPASIEQQRHLGLTAPSQYDLRNLFQINVEEGRHLWAMVYLLHRYFGRDGREEADALLERRSGDTDNPRILGAFNERTPDWLAFYMFTYFTDRDGKFQLCALAESGFDPLARTTKFMLTEEAHHMFVGESGVSRVIQRTCEVMNQLKTDDPATIRAAGVIDLPTIQRYLNFHYSVTIDLFGADQSSNAAIFYGAGLKGRFEEGKRTDDHQLKNDTYRVLQVQDAKLVEVEVPMLNALNEVLRDDFIRDSVAGVGRWNKVIEKAGIPVRLTVPHKAFNRQIGTLAGVRVSPQGEVLGDAQWKANVDRWLPTPEDRAFVASLMGRVAEPGKFANWIAPPVMGINRNPVQFEYVRFN; encoded by the coding sequence ATGTCCGGCATCAACTACAGCGAGAAGATCCCCAACAACGTCAACCTCTCCGGCGACCGCGCGCTGCAGCGCGCCCTCGAACATTGGCAGCCCAACTATCTGCAGTGGTGGCAGGACATGGGGCCCGACGGCTCGCACAATTTCGACGTCTATCTGCGCACCGCGGTCAGTGTCGAACCCGACGGCTGGGCGCATTTCGGCCACGTCAAGATGCCCGACTATCGCTGGGGCATCTTCCTCGCGCCGCAGGACGGCCAGCGCAAGATCCATTTTGGCGAGAACATGGGGCGCGAGGTATGGCAGGACGTGCCGGGCGAGCATCGCGCCAATCTGCGCCGCATCATCGTCACGCAGGGCGACACCGAACCGGCCTCGATCGAGCAGCAACGCCACCTGGGACTGACCGCGCCGTCGCAGTACGACCTGCGCAACCTGTTCCAGATCAACGTGGAAGAGGGCCGCCACCTGTGGGCCATGGTCTATCTGCTGCACCGCTACTTCGGTCGCGACGGTCGCGAAGAAGCCGACGCGCTGCTCGAACGCCGCTCGGGCGACACCGACAATCCGCGCATCCTGGGCGCCTTCAACGAGAGGACCCCCGACTGGCTCGCCTTCTACATGTTCACCTATTTCACCGACCGCGACGGCAAGTTCCAGTTGTGCGCGCTGGCCGAATCGGGCTTCGACCCGTTGGCCCGCACCACCAAATTCATGCTGACCGAAGAAGCGCATCACATGTTCGTGGGCGAATCGGGCGTGTCGCGCGTAATCCAGCGCACCTGCGAAGTGATGAACCAACTCAAGACCGACGACCCCGCCACGATACGCGCGGCCGGTGTGATCGATCTGCCCACCATTCAACGCTACCTGAACTTTCACTACAGTGTCACTATCGATCTGTTCGGCGCGGACCAATCGTCCAACGCCGCTATCTTCTACGGCGCTGGCTTGAAGGGACGCTTCGAAGAAGGCAAACGCACGGACGATCACCAGCTCAAGAACGACACCTACCGTGTGCTGCAGGTGCAGGACGCCAAATTGGTCGAGGTCGAGGTGCCCATGCTCAACGCGCTCAACGAAGTGCTGCGCGACGATTTCATCCGCGACTCGGTGGCCGGCGTGGGGCGCTGGAACAAGGTAATCGAGAAGGCGGGCATTCCCGTGCGGCTGACGGTGCCGCACAAAGCGTTCAACCGCCAGATCGGCACGCTCGCGGGCGTGCGCGTCTCGCCGCAGGGCGAGGTGCTGGGCGATGCGCAGTGGAAGGCCAACGTCGACCGTTGGCTGCCCACGCCGGAAGACCGCGCCTTCGTCGCCTCGCTCATGGGCCGCGTGGCCGAGCCCGGCAAGTTCGCCAACTGGATCGCGCCGCCGGTCATGGGCATCAACCGCAACCCCGTGCAGTTTGAATACGTCCGCTTCAACTGA
- a CDS encoding benzoate-CoA ligase family protein, whose translation MTTCPAELNFASHLTELNATRAGKTAYIDDSRRLSYGELAERVARFAGLLQGLGLRREERVLLLQHDTVDWPVAFLGALHAGVVPVAVNTLLSVDDYAYMLQHSRARAAFVSGSLLPMLQAALAHGGHDVAHVVVSQPVQALPTGAAELEALLAAAPCVAAARTQADEIAFWLYSSGSTGKPKGVVHTHGNLWYTAELYGKPVLGIHEDDIAFSAAKLFFAYGLGNGLTFPLSVGATVVLMGERPTPQAVFKRLTEHRPTVFYGVPTLYASMLASPDLPPREHVAMRVCTSAGEALPRDIGERYTRHFGCDILDGIGSTEMLHIFISNRAGALRYGTTGQPVPGYEVQLRDEQGQPVPPGTIGDLYIKGPSTALMYWNNREKTRQCFLGDWLKSGDKYQCDAEGYYTYAGRSDDMIKVSGQYVSPVEVENVLIQHEAVLEAAVIGVADQDGLVKTKAFVVLRDGNEAGSATCASLQAYVKTRLAPFKYPREIDFIEELPKTATGKIQRFRLRQREGAAEPAKV comes from the coding sequence ATGACCACTTGCCCTGCCGAACTCAATTTCGCCAGCCATCTGACCGAACTCAATGCCACGCGCGCCGGAAAGACGGCCTATATCGACGACAGCCGGCGCTTGAGCTATGGCGAATTGGCCGAGCGCGTGGCGCGCTTTGCCGGGCTACTGCAAGGCCTGGGCCTGCGCCGTGAAGAACGCGTCCTGCTGCTGCAGCACGACACGGTGGACTGGCCCGTGGCCTTTCTGGGCGCGCTGCATGCGGGCGTGGTACCGGTGGCGGTCAATACCCTGCTGTCGGTCGACGACTACGCCTATATGCTGCAGCACAGCCGCGCGCGTGCCGCATTCGTCTCGGGCAGCCTGCTGCCGATGCTGCAGGCTGCGCTGGCGCATGGGGGGCACGATGTCGCCCACGTCGTGGTGTCGCAACCCGTGCAAGCACTGCCGACCGGCGCGGCCGAACTCGAAGCCCTGCTTGCGGCCGCGCCCTGCGTGGCCGCGGCGCGCACGCAGGCAGACGAAATTGCCTTCTGGCTCTACTCCTCCGGCTCCACCGGCAAACCCAAGGGTGTAGTGCATACCCACGGTAACCTTTGGTATACGGCCGAGCTGTATGGCAAACCCGTCCTGGGAATACACGAAGACGACATCGCTTTTTCGGCAGCCAAGCTGTTCTTCGCCTATGGCCTGGGCAACGGATTGACCTTCCCGCTGTCGGTGGGCGCCACCGTGGTGCTGATGGGCGAACGCCCCACGCCTCAGGCCGTGTTCAAGCGCCTGACCGAACACCGCCCCACCGTGTTCTACGGCGTGCCCACACTTTACGCCAGCATGCTGGCTTCGCCCGACCTACCGCCGCGCGAACACGTGGCGATGCGCGTGTGCACCTCGGCCGGCGAAGCGCTACCGCGCGACATCGGCGAGCGCTACACGCGCCACTTCGGCTGCGATATCCTCGACGGCATCGGCTCGACAGAGATGCTGCACATCTTCATCTCCAACCGCGCAGGCGCGCTGCGCTACGGCACCACCGGCCAGCCCGTGCCGGGCTACGAGGTTCAACTGCGCGACGAACAGGGTCAACCGGTGCCGCCGGGCACCATCGGCGATCTGTACATCAAGGGCCCCAGCACCGCCTTGATGTACTGGAACAACCGCGAGAAGACCCGCCAGTGCTTCCTGGGCGATTGGCTAAAGAGCGGCGACAAATATCAGTGCGACGCCGAGGGCTATTACACCTACGCCGGCCGCAGCGACGACATGATCAAGGTCAGCGGCCAGTACGTGTCGCCGGTGGAGGTGGAGAACGTGTTGATCCAGCACGAGGCCGTGCTCGAGGCCGCGGTAATCGGCGTGGCCGACCAGGACGGCCTGGTCAAGACCAAGGCCTTCGTGGTGCTGCGCGACGGCAACGAGGCCGGGTCCGCCACCTGCGCGTCGCTGCAGGCCTACGTCAAGACCCGGCTCGCGCCGTTCAAATACCCCCGGGAAATCGACTTTATCGAGGAACTTCCCAAGACCGCGACAGGGAAAATACAGCGTTTCCGGCTGAGGCAAAGGGAAGGCGCCGCCGAGCCCGCGAAGGTTTGA
- a CDS encoding helix-turn-helix transcriptional regulator, whose translation MSEALDRVSAPPPRETVFLAALGERVRRLRAIRGMTRKGLAQATGVSERHLANLEQGVGNASILVLLQIARAFGCALAELVGDVTTGSPEWLLIRDLLDGRGEDQLQRAREALTQLFGVGVERAGRMRRIALIGLRGAGKSTLGQMLADDLDYPFVELNREIERVAGCGLLEIHNLYGPSAYRRYERRALEEAMQIYPEMVLATPGGLVSEPAAYNLLLERCYTIWLRATPEDHMGRVMAQGDFRPMSGNNEAMADLKRILSGREAFYAKADLTWNTSGRSLDESFVGLRDQVRKAAGALV comes from the coding sequence ATGAGCGAAGCGCTAGACCGGGTTTCTGCCCCGCCGCCGCGCGAAACGGTTTTTCTGGCAGCTCTGGGCGAGCGTGTGCGGCGCCTGCGAGCCATCCGCGGCATGACGCGCAAGGGCCTGGCGCAGGCCACCGGCGTGTCTGAGCGGCACTTGGCCAACCTCGAGCAGGGGGTGGGCAATGCCTCGATCCTGGTGCTGCTGCAGATCGCCCGGGCTTTCGGCTGCGCCCTGGCCGAGTTGGTGGGGGATGTCACAACCGGTTCGCCTGAGTGGCTGTTGATCCGCGATCTGCTCGATGGCCGCGGCGAAGATCAGTTGCAGCGCGCGCGCGAGGCGCTGACGCAGTTGTTCGGCGTTGGCGTCGAGCGCGCGGGGCGCATGCGCCGCATCGCGCTCATCGGCCTGCGCGGCGCGGGGAAATCCACGCTGGGCCAGATGCTGGCCGACGATCTGGACTATCCCTTCGTCGAGCTGAACCGCGAGATCGAGCGCGTGGCCGGGTGCGGACTTCTCGAGATCCACAATCTCTATGGCCCCAGCGCCTATCGTCGTTACGAGCGCCGTGCGCTCGAAGAGGCGATGCAGATCTACCCCGAAATGGTGCTGGCCACGCCGGGTGGTCTTGTGTCCGAGCCGGCCGCCTATAACCTGCTGCTCGAGCGCTGCTACACCATTTGGCTGCGCGCCACGCCCGAAGACCACATGGGTCGGGTCATGGCGCAGGGCGACTTCCGGCCCATGTCGGGCAATAACGAAGCGATGGCCGACCTCAAGCGCATTCTATCCGGCCGCGAGGCTTTCTATGCCAAGGCCGACCTCACCTGGAACACCAGCGGCAGGTCGCTGGATGAGAGTTTTGTCGGCCTGCGGGATCAGGTGCGCAAGGCGGCGGGCGCCTTGGTATAG
- the boxA gene encoding benzoyl-CoA 2,3-epoxidase subunit BoxA, protein MSAPLPAEVLKQHLIDPEICIRCNTCEETCPVDAITHDGRNYVVDPAICNGCMACIPPCPTGSIDNWRLMPREEAYSLQDQFSWDELPLEKPSSTGGEAVAAPLQNSRDASARAAQAPAFTAPGSVLPPWSAAHPYVNLYAPKAPITATVVGNYRVTDAQMGSDVHHIVLDFGKLFFPVLEGQSLGILPPGADAQGRAHFARQYSIASPRDGERPGYNNLSLTVKRVTEDYDGKPLNGLCSNYLCDLSKGDTVQVIGPFGNSFLMPNHARANLVMICTGTGSAPMRAMTEHCRRRIAQDVNGKLMLFFGARTERELPYFGPLMKLPRDFIDINLALSREPDQPKRYVQDALRERATDVAALLADENTYIYVCGLKGMEEGVLLALREVVGAGWDALHAQLREQGRLHLETY, encoded by the coding sequence ATGAGTGCGCCCCTGCCCGCCGAAGTGTTGAAGCAGCATCTGATCGATCCCGAGATATGCATCCGCTGCAACACCTGCGAGGAAACCTGCCCGGTCGATGCGATTACGCACGACGGTCGCAACTACGTGGTGGACCCGGCCATCTGCAATGGCTGTATGGCCTGCATTCCGCCGTGTCCGACCGGTTCGATCGACAACTGGCGGCTGATGCCGCGCGAAGAGGCCTACAGCCTGCAAGACCAGTTCAGCTGGGACGAGCTGCCTCTCGAAAAGCCGTCGTCCACCGGGGGCGAGGCCGTCGCGGCGCCGCTCCAGAATTCGCGGGACGCCTCCGCGCGCGCGGCGCAAGCGCCGGCATTTACGGCACCTGGTTCGGTGCTGCCGCCGTGGTCGGCCGCGCATCCTTACGTGAACCTTTACGCGCCCAAGGCGCCCATCACTGCGACCGTAGTGGGCAACTATCGCGTCACTGATGCCCAGATGGGTAGCGATGTGCATCACATCGTGCTCGATTTCGGCAAGCTGTTCTTCCCCGTGCTGGAAGGGCAGTCGCTGGGCATCCTGCCGCCGGGCGCCGACGCGCAGGGCCGCGCGCATTTCGCGCGCCAGTATTCAATCGCCAGCCCGCGCGACGGCGAGCGTCCTGGCTACAACAACCTGTCCCTGACGGTCAAACGCGTCACCGAAGACTACGACGGCAAGCCCTTGAACGGCCTGTGCTCGAACTATCTGTGCGATCTGTCCAAGGGCGACACGGTGCAGGTCATCGGCCCGTTCGGCAACAGCTTTCTCATGCCCAACCACGCGCGCGCCAATCTGGTGATGATCTGCACAGGCACGGGTTCGGCGCCCATGCGCGCCATGACCGAGCATTGCCGCCGCCGCATTGCGCAGGACGTCAACGGCAAGCTCATGCTGTTCTTCGGCGCGCGTACAGAGCGCGAGCTACCGTATTTCGGTCCCTTGATGAAACTGCCCAGGGACTTCATCGACATCAATCTCGCGCTTTCACGCGAGCCGGATCAGCCCAAACGCTATGTGCAGGACGCGCTGCGCGAGCGCGCCACCGACGTGGCCGCGCTGCTGGCCGACGAAAACACCTACATCTACGTCTGCGGACTCAAGGGCATGGAAGAGGGGGTGCTGCTGGCCTTGCGCGAGGTCGTTGGCGCAGGTTGGGACGCCTTGCATGCCCAGTTGCGTGAGCAGGGGCGCCTGCACCTGGAGACCTATTAG
- a CDS encoding IS5 family transposase (programmed frameshift), giving the protein MSRRYALRDDQWERIEGLLPGRAGHAGVTARDNRLFVEAVLYRYRAGIPWRDLPERFGDFRVVHLRHMRWSRSGVWRRVFEALAQDADNEYAMIDATIVRAHQHGTGGKRGAQAQAIGRSRGGLSTKIHATVDALGNPTRFHLTPGQASDLEGADALLPHTQGETVMADKAYDAQQRVIEPLLRAGKSVVIPSLRTRKHQRDYDRHLYKARHLIENFFARLKQYRAIATRYDKTRTAFLGAIHLAAAVIWLN; this is encoded by the exons ATGTCGAGACGATATGCATTGCGAGATGATCAGTGGGAGCGGATTGAAGGTTTGCTGCCTGGGCGAGCGGGCCATGCTGGCGTGACCGCGCGAGACAATCGCCTATTCGTAGAGGCGGTGCTGTATCGCTATCGCGCAGGTATACCCTGGCGGGATTTGCCGGAGCGCTTCGGGGATTTCCGCGTCGTGCATCTGAGGCACATGCGTTGGAGCCGTAGCGGCGTGTGGCGGCGCGTGTTTGAGGCGCTGGCACAGGATGCGGACAACGAGTACGCGATGATAGATGCCACGATTGTGCGAGCCCACCAGCATGGCACAGGCG GGAAAAGGGGGGCTCAGGCGCAAGCCATCGGACGCAGCCGAGGGGGGCTGAGCACAAAGATTCATGCCACGGTCGATGCGCTGGGCAACCCAACGCGTTTTCACCTGACGCCGGGGCAGGCCTCGGATTTGGAAGGGGCCGATGCCCTGTTGCCGCATACGCAAGGGGAAACAGTGATGGCCGACAAAGCCTATGACGCGCAGCAGCGCGTGATCGAACCCCTGTTACGCGCTGGAAAGTCCGTCGTCATCCCCTCTCTACGCACACGCAAGCACCAGCGAGACTATGACCGGCACTTGTACAAGGCGCGTCACCTGATCGAGAACTTCTTCGCCCGCCTCAAGCAGTACCGCGCCATCGCCACGCGCTACGATAAAACCCGCACCGCGTTCCTTGGCGCCATTCATCTCGCCGCTGCCGTCATTTGGCTCAATTGA